The Hypanus sabinus isolate sHypSab1 chromosome 1, sHypSab1.hap1, whole genome shotgun sequence genome contains a region encoding:
- the fam110b gene encoding protein FAM110B codes for MPTEMLQADSMVKPVGSTTTFTSAVPLRILNKGPDYFRRQAEPNPKRLSAVERLEADKAKYVKSQEVINAKQEPVKPAVLAKPPVCPAVRRAAGTPLQKLSNNHKVDSSAKRENINLEILKNIINSSESSTSGSVHKHSTRNWPQHRPASTEISRRTFTESIRVYSNQSQGSPQGGNLNVTKRLFEDQVSDSALHISRSSADVRRVVEGRPLKPIPSSSSAPPVLPKPNISTCNVPKSPPQPTPDLTTNPGRRPSLHRSKSDLSDRYARANADVERFFNYCGLDPEELENIGMENFTRANSDIISLNFRSASMISSDCEQSRRSNDDLTDDEETNDRVPYGISAVERNARVIKWLYSCKQAKESQKISHV; via the coding sequence ATGCCTACGGAAATGCTACAAGCAGATAGCATGGTCAAACCTGTTGGTTCGACAACCACGTTCACTTCAGCGGTTCCTCTTCGTATCCTGAACAAAGGGCCTGACTATTTCCGAAGGCAGGCAGAGCCCAACCCCAAAAGACTTAGTGCTGTCGAGCGGCTCGAAGCTGACAAAGCAAAATACGTGAAGAGTCAAGAAGTCATCAATGCCAAGCAGGAGCCCGTGAAACCAGCTGTGCTGGCAAAGCCTCCCGTCTGCCCAGCAGTCAGGCGGGCGGCTGGTACCCCTTTGCAGAAGCTGTCTAATAATCACAAGGTGGACAGCAGTGCTAAAAGAGAGAACATAAACCTGGAAATCCTGAAAAACATAATTAATAGTTCAGAAAGTTCTACCTCTGGCTCAGTACATAAACACAGCACACGGAACTGGCCCCAGCATAGACCTGCCTCCACAGAAATTAGTCGGCGCACGTTCACAGAATCCATTCGCGTGTACAGTAATCAAAGCCAGGGTAGCCCACAAGGAGGCAATCTGAATGTAACCAAAAGATTGTTTGAAGACCAAGTTAGTGATTCAGCCCTGCATATTTCTCGCAGTTCCGCTGATGTGAGAAGAGTGGTGGAAGGGAGGCCGCTAAAGCCAATACCCAGTAGCAGTTCTGCCCCTCCTGTTCTACCCAAACCTAATATTTCAACCTGTAATGTGCCCAAGTCGCCGCCACAGCCCACCCCGGACTTGACAACCAACCCTGGCAGAAGGCCTTCACTCCACCGCTCCAAGTCTGACCTCAGCGATCGATATGCTCGTGCCAATGCAGACGTGGAGCGATTCTTTAACTACTGTGGACTGGATCCTGAAGAACTTGAAAACATTGGAATGGAGAATTTCACAAGGGCAAATTCGGACATAATCTCTCTGAACTTTCGCAGTGCAAGCATGATCAGCTCGGACTGTGAGCAGTCGCGACGAAGCAACGATGACCTGACGGATGATGAAGAAACAAATGACCGTGTTCCTTATGGTatttcagcagtggaaaggaatgCAAGAGTAATTAAATGGTTATATAGTTGCAAACAAGCTAAGGAATCGCAGAAAATATCTCATGTTTAA